TCTCCCATGGGCCAAGGGGAATGGAGATCTCACTTTTCAGCGTAAGACAGAGTGAAGTTTGGGTGGAAGATTAGCGAGCTGAAATTTAATTTAGCAGTATCACAAcctttttattaaacaaaaaagcaaaaaagcaaaaaaatgacaCGGCGgcgacgacggcgcgcgcagaTCAAAACGACATCTTGACAACTCTCTTGATCTTGACCAATGGCAAATTGAGCACTGGAAGTGGCGTTCAGTcgtttccgcgcgctttcctgTCGTCAGCTGACGTagccgttctgttgctaaatcaatCCAATATGTGAGTTTCAACTGAAAATATTGCGTTTTGTCTCGGTGGATAATATATTGCGTTTCTGGAAAATTCGCTCCTTGGCCTGGTTTGATCATACGTCAACTCTTGTATTCTTTACAGGTTACCATTCCCTCTTAAAATTGAAGTAACCTTAGTTCGTTCATAATACGTCTCAATCAACCCAACCCCCACAATCTcagttttccttcctttttttcctgttaGTTTTTGCACAGTCCTCCCACCTTTAATACACTTTGAACTAGGCTTTGGGCCTTGGAACTTAGGAAAATGTAGAATATGATGCTTACCCTCAACCACTGGTCGTGTCACGTGACCCATTACCCATCCCGTATCTGGAAAATACTCCCATTTGGATTTCACCGAGGGCCACATCTTCATCGAGCACAGCGGCGAGGGAACTGGGGAGGATCTAACGTTATGCGACCGTGCCGATCCTTTGGCCGTCTCTAAGCGCGCCATGTGTCTAACGACAACATTATCCACAATTTCCTCTCTGTAAGTCCGCCAGTCGCTCTGTTGTAGGTAGGATCTACAGAGGGTACTATCGCGAGGATACGTAGTTGTTAGTTCTCTCAGCTTTTCAATAGTTGCCTCGTCGGAATACTTGTGAAAAAAGTCTTTTGTTACTTTGATGACCTCGCAGCCTCCGCTGACCAGGATAAATCGTCTTTCTCtcggttttttctttttgttgagtAGCTTGTTGCTGCTGTCATTTTTAAGCTGATAATGGTTACCTCTGACGTTTTGTAAGGGAGGAATAGGAAAAGTACATGCATCATCTTGATCTAATAAACACCACGAACCctacaagagaaaaaaggaaaacgtaagACGTAATCTTTAATGGATTGCTTTATAAGGtaatgttacacgagacgattcgagACAACGATTTTTCGGGCGACAAAATTGAAACAATGTCGTGACAGTTCAAGCCAATGTCACAACAATGTTGCACAACGCTAGGCAATACTTACAAACACTTGTCCAGGTCTGAGTCGGTCTACCATCATATATACTCCCACACCAACATTGCCATCCACTCGCTCATCAACAAGGCCTTTATCCACTCCCATCTCTTTCTCCTTATCTGTGAAATCAGGAACTCGAAGAGGTTCTGAAGACGCACTCTGCTCCTTTTTGTTATTAAAGTCCTGTTGACCTTCAACACGGAAACTCACATGCCCTTTCCGTAACTTTCCCTTCGATTTTTCCGAGTGTAAGATTCCTTTGACCGAGGCTTTTTCCGCCGACTTCTCCGCTGAGCTTACTTGCCGGGATTCGGCTTGTGCGTCTACACTCGAAGCGGACTTCTTTTTAGTCGAAGCTGTTGCCAGGTCATATTCAAGGCTCGTACTTCCGGGCGTAAACCTTTGTAATACAATTGAGCTTAATGATATATCATCTGCTTTGGGTCTGTAAGTTGCTGGAGTGTCGTCTTTTATTTTATCCATCCTGTATTTTGCGGCGTGTTCTATGTAATCCTTGCAATTACCAAGGTCTAACAGCCTCAAGACATCGCATTGACccttcacaagaaaaaaaataagaacacatttttgttaaaaaaaaacatcatcattgaataaaaattataaaaattatgcACGAGGAAAAGCATCGTTACAGAGCAatgcatctttttttttttcaattaaatggaaaataataaactcttaatgactggtccatccggaaaaactgaattttttttcccgggaaacattgagattcgagaaaaacaaaattaactgtttcccgagggaccaggttttaagtgatttgttatatagcagGGAATTTTGAagatggaaattcattaaacctcgctgtaacgaCGATCGTCGGTCGacattcgcgggtaacagtgcaTTGCTACCCCCTGACgtcaaaaatattttgcaatgttgcccgaTCTGAGATTTTgtcgggaaacagtttcattgttagatgtcacgtgacctcgaagtaaccgatgagagcgcgcgctgttgggaaaaatTTCCAAGTATATAGCAATAACAATTATACAATGGTACAAACTTTTGTTAAAACCTGGCAGTAGTATCAAGTTGAAATGCTCCTACTTAGTCTGCTCTATTTGTGGGGCGGAAATAACCTCATTTGTTCTTCCCCTTTTTATGAGCCGCTTGAGATGACGTTCTCCTACATTCTTCCGATTTTTGAAAGCAAATGCAAATGTAAGCACTCACAGGGGTAAAATTTACCTTCGTAATAAAAATAATCCAGTGCAGATCCgaagaatcgcgaacgatgacTTCATCGCTGTTGTAGTCCTGCAATCTGCTCTCCTCGGCAACTTTCTTCACCACGTCATCAGGCCATGTGCTGAACACCTGATGTTCTCTGGCGGAAAAAAGGGTTTTTTAAAGTCGATCTACTTATAAGCtgctaataaaaagaaaaaactgcaaCATTCTCCTCAGAAATAAGGATAGGAAGCTTGGATAACAGACAAAAATCTCAGATCGTGATGAAACTTCTCGCGCTAAGAAAGTATACTGAGAGGAAtctcttattttcttcaaagttcCTCGGGTAGCACGCGGGAGGGAGAAGCGCGAAGCCGTGAGCCTCGAGAAACGAGGGCTTTTTGGCCCCACGCGCTCACTGTCCAAGAACTCGACGGATCTAGGAGAAACGTCGGATAGCAAACAGTCTACCAACGAACTCAGTTTTTTCTTACTTGAGATACTCCACCCGTCTTTGCATGTCAGCGTTAAAACATTGGTCAATCTTGGCGGAGAAGAAGTCTTGTTTTTCCACCGATAACAGTTCAGTTCTTTCTAAACAAACCACAGTTGCGGATCTTTGTATGCCTCTTATAAACGCTAGTTCCTGAAACGCAAAAGTAGATTTTATTCAGTGTCAGCTATATAGCGTTAATGATTCGGGAAAACAATAATCAGATATAGCATTGTCCTCTGAGCTGGCTGAGGGTACAGAAGACAGGCCATTTGTAGACTAAGTTGAGCCAGTGCAtacatagtctgctacacagccgtttttagtgtcgtcacgcaacgctcgttgcgtgacgacactaaaaacggctgtgtagcagactagtgcATACAGAGCGATCCAACGGAAGACAAGAGAAGCGTTTCAACTACTCTAAAAACATCTTTTAGCGCATTAAACGTCAGCGATAAAAACACGGAGAAGAAATTGCCATTGACCGGGACAGATTGCGCTTAAATGCTAGCAATGGTACTAAAACATACGTGCCTGTGGCTGACTTGCCCGAAAAGCTCGAGGAGCAGGCAatctagactgcgagcagtctcttactGTTTCCTTGAGTCAAAGTAGATCGAGAGCACGCGTGAGAGGAAAGCAGCGAAGCGGCGAGATTTGAAGGCGGAAGACTGAGTGACGAAAAAATATCTCGATCTCCCCTCCTTTTTACCATTAAACCGCATCATTCTACTTTTTCACTCGACGCGCGAGGGCTTGAGGAAAGAAGGAAGACCACTTGTGGTCTATAACGTCAATCCTTCCTGAGAAGTTTTCCCTTGTCCTATGAAGCTGTGAAGCAAGGATCGGTCTTTGCACCTACGAGCATTCCCcctccctttcccctccccttccTCCCCAACAACGCCTTTATGTTCAGAGTGAGCTTAATTGATCACACACATACCCCAAAATAGTCCCCTCTCTTGAGCACAGCATTGTCCGTAGGTTTGGCAAAGGCACTGTGCTGGTCATCATCCGCAGTAACACAAACTGAACCActgaaaatgaagtaaaaacgcTGGGCCACGTGACCTTTTCGAATTACCACTCTCCGCCTACCAAAActgtaaagaaaaaatcaaaccaATCAAAGAGGTGAAACGCCATCTGTTATGTCGAACTGCATTATGGGAATGTTTGGGGGACACTATCGCCTCTTCTATCAATCTCGTTTccagaggccgcgatccttttgTACAGCAACGGGGATCTCACTAATTAACCTCTGGAAGAATGCAAATTAGGCCACCTCTGATTGGCTTGTAAAAAACAAGAGCGTCCGTTGCCCTATCCGCTGGACAAAAGTAACGTAGGCTCTGGGCACGAGATTGCTCTTCTATTAGCTATTACGAGGTTGGCGCGAAAATGGGGCCCGTTTCCGGAATGTCCCGGTAATTTACGGGTCTGTTCTGTTGTCTCGAGTTTTCAGCCAGGGCCtgctctctttttctttagattttgattCGAATATTTGATTTTGGCCCCGTAAATTAGTCCGGGACGTTCGAGAAAAGGGCCCCTGGGTCGAGTTCCTTCCCCCAAAACAGTTCCATAGTGCCATTCGAGACAACACCGACACATTCCATGGCAAAACCGCAGAATGGCCAAGCAGGGACGGGAGAGGTTTTTCGGTGATCCGGGATTTGACCACAATATAGTGCCGGATTCGGGTAACGTTAACGGGATTTGACTGTTATGGTAAGGAAGGATTCGCCAAAATTTGGCCACGGATGCGGGATtgggaaagaaaatgaaattcgggATAGCGATGACAGAAGTTCGGGATCTTCACGGGATTCTCGTGCAAATTGAGAGGGATTGCGAGATCAGGACACGCTCTCCAGACCCTAGTTAATATTCGGTGAGTCTTACCAGTCATATTTAAGCGCTTTACAAACTGCTTCCTGTATTTTAGAACTGTATCGGCGAAATCCTTTCAGCTGCTTCATGAGTTGCATAATTGAGTGAGTTTCTTGCGGTGTTCTGGACGAGGGTTCCTTGCTGGCAATTTCTTTGGCCCATAGTGGCATCACAAACTATAGTTCAAAAGGAGGTCAAATTGaaaggataaaaatgaaaaggagtatATTGTTACTGAAAAAACCTACGGGCTAGCTAAAGATacttagtaaaatccaactagtggtttattatcaatgctgcgttctgattggttgagctacttctaggctatatgttatagcccactagtagcgaaaagcgcgggctttttggcggcaaaaaaagacTAAacagctaaaagttttttattctcgatatttttgaccaaatagttggattttgctaaaacaattattcctctcgccctcatggcctctgagtcaatagcccattcggacTTCGGCCTTAtggggctattgactcagagcccattcgggctcgaggaataattgttaattctcGCGTTCAGAGCTTGCTCTCGCGCGTTCACCGATCTTTTCGAAAAAACATGATTGAAAAaaccgaaagaaaaataaaaaaagtcgGTGTAGAGGCTAGATCGATGTTTAAGGCCATTTTAACTTCAGAATCTCATAACAAAATTCtatggtgtaaccattcaaataaaaccttttgGACAATACTTTTGCATCATGTCATTAATTTCCAGGTcgcggttgttcaaaaggtggataacgttatccaccggataaatctttatccagtggatagcgcaattggtttcccaaatatttatccactggatagcgatttatctggcccgggttgttcgaacattggatagcgctatccaccggttaaaaatctatccagtggataacgcaattggtttccctaatacttatccgctggatagtgatttatccggtggatagcgctatccaacgtttaaacaaccggggcctgatggatagcgctatccatcttttgaacaacccgggccaggacaagaaaaaacaaaatcgtAATTGCTTTTCttaaatttcacattttttccCACTATAAGGATAGCACTGAGCTCCTGGAACTGACGTGGGCTCCTGGAActgattttatttgttttacttttgcGCAGAGAAATAAGCCAGAGTAATAATGCTGCAAGCAAGGCTATCTAACAAGAAAGACCGAGTAAGTAATACCTCATGGTGGCATTTGTAATGTTCCGGATCAAACATTAAATTCTCCACAGCACCCTTTGCAGTAGCAGTCTTTAGACTCACAGTGACGTCAGATTGGACTTGCTCATGTTGACCTTTCTCCATTGCGTAATGCACAATGCATCGAAAGGCTTTCTTGCAAGTCTGTATCTGAAATATAATTGTACGAGTCATAAGATTTAACCCtctaggtcccaagagtgaccagcatcaattttctcccaacaacatcagcagatcatcaagactaaaggttatgagaattactaaattgattaccaaagggacatcgctttgatcttaaaccaaattttttcaactattcgtaaaagaaatgtatggagatcaagAGAATTGGTATGTGGATCttgaggcttaaagggttgataAGTTCATGATCGGGAATCTAGGTCATGTTGAATAAGTTAGAAAACGCGAAAAGCCTTACATGCTGATTGATTAGAAATTTGTGTTGCTGTAACACGTAAAGACACGAAATTTGTGTTGCTGTAACACGTAAAGACACGCAGCTAATATCAAGgatatttattccatttttgaCCATTTATATTCTTCGTCAGTGAGGTCGGACGAAGCCGTAGGTCTACGGTTCTTGAacaattttcaaaaaacttttgACAAAAAGGTTAACAGGAAAAACTACAGATTAAGTAGTATTGTTGTCATGGAAAAATCATTGAATAGTCATGGTCCTGGTAGCTTGTTCTGGGCTCCAAGATTGTGTTGGGGCAATGCGCGCGCATTACACATGGTTTGCAAAGTCTTATAGGTTGTATCCTTCGCACGATGCACTATAGGTCTCAACATTGATAGGAGCTCTTgtatccgtttgcacaccatcGCCAACacagacgcaacaactcccaacattgtttctcacgcgtccgtttgcacgtagcttaatATAAGAACCGACATGGGCTCACGGAACTGATaatatttgttttacttttgcGCGGAATAAAAAGCCAAAGTaataattttgattttgattttcatttcgatTTCGCTCGCTGTCTTTTTCCTCCTTCCCTGGCTTCACTAGACGCAGGGCACAGAGGTACTTGCTTTGCTTTCTGGTTGGTAGTCTTGTACGCAGCCTTTATTCGAGTCGCCAGGCTTCACGCGACGCCCAGCCTTCCTGTGCGGACCCAAATAACTGGGCTCTTAATAGGCtctctgattggttcattgAGTTGTATGGATCCATAATTGTGAATTGTGATTGGTCTGAGCAATTTgttctgtttttatttacagcaCACAAATTATTGTTACTCAGTTGCAAGAAGGAAATATATTTGTACTTACTAGCTTTACAGCGCGCCTAAATCGATCCAgaggctaagaaaaaaaaagtaaacaaacaagaaaaaagctcACTCTAATTATAAAGATTACCAACCCAATTATGGTGATGTTGTTGATAAACTCTTCCCTAATGTTTTCTAACATCATACATCATTGTTACATGGTGATGGTCTTGCACTTAAAGTGTAGCTTAAGAAGCCCCCAGCTGACTATTTAGCGTAAGAGTGTCCTATGAGACAGCCCCTCTCCTTAAAGACAAGTTTCCTTTAAGGGGGGAGACTGGTTAAAATTTGGgggaaatgatgttgatttgggaaggaaTATATCACGGGGTGGAACAGGTATACAAATAAACCAGTTAGTCCGCTAATGGGATCAGAAGCACCTTGCTGGGGTGGTGAACTATCTGGCAATTGTCTactaattattcacttcatatctcaatttttaacaaccccttttccaatattttccatttttccccAAATTTCAAACATCTCCCTCCCCCTAAATTTTACACATTATAAACCttcgaaaaatcatccaaaaattccTGAATAATTATTGAACTAAAGACTGTTACTTAATTGAGTcattttttgattgaatgaaatcttggctacatatttaagaaaaagggtGGAAATCAACGAAAAATAATGCTGTAAACCAGACTTCCCCCTTAAAGCAAAAGATCTCTGCACTTTGCATTGCGATTTAAGGAAAAGTTTTtccatttctctttttgaacttggatgTTGCCTATTAATTCGACCCTAGGAAAATTTACTTGCCGTGATTCGGCAATGACGGGTTTGAACTGAATCGTGGTGACTTTTAACGGTTATTTCGCGTGCAGGCGTCTTGAGAACGTTCTCAATGGCAGTCCGCAGTTTAAGCCTTACCGAACAACTCCCTGAAATTCCGATTAAAAGACCTATGCACTGTTTAAGTAATTCCCACTTCCTTTTCTGTGCGTCCAGCACTGTACTGTACCACTGTTACGTAAAAATTAAGTTACAAACCTtaagtttcttttgtctttctttACGACGGTCCGCCTATGATAAAAAGAGCCAAAGACACTGATCAGTTCATCAAGCTTAAGGAGGTACTGAGAGTACATTAATGACCAAGTTTGGGATTAAAATGGTTCAAACCACAATCTTCTAGGTATTAAACAGAAAAGTAGTCAAGTTAGAAATGGCCGTTGCTAGCCGAGATCAAGAGAAGAAACAGACTCAGTGAGGTCAGTTAAGAGTAAAGAGTACCAAatttataacttcatgatactGCCAATTGAACCAAAGAATTCGAGGAAGACGATATTTGTCGTTTGCATAGTCACGTCAGAGGATTTCGtagagaaaaatcaaaagttaGATGGTTTCCTAATACCAGCTAATACCCTGGGAATAAAAGTTTTATCTTTGAACCTGAACACCTCGCACTAAAATAAGTCAGCGCGGGAAAAATCACAATTGGCACTCAGTTCCGATTGGTCGGAAAAGTGTCACAGATTTCTCAGCCAATCGCAAGCCGTAACAttgagaaataaatttccttcttCGACCTTCACTCTTTTATTCTAAAATGTTTGAATCTGAAGAGGAACCAGCAGAAAATTTTGTCCGGTCGGGCTCGATTAAAATAAAGCGCCACGTCAATACGTGCTGGCAGCTTCTGTGGCGCCAAGAATTAGGGATTTTACCGCCAGTGTCAACATTGATTGGCTCAATATGTTTACACTCTCTTTCTTCCATTCTTAAACTCGTTAGGAGATTTGTAATGATGATTTAATACTcaacttttctttgtttatttaataTAAAGATCGTACTATAAATAAAGAACCACGAGCCCATAAACCCCAGCTCTCGTGGAACGTCAAAGCGGGGTCTCTTTAACTTATATTATAAAGAcgagttttacattttttacgAACAGTAATTCAGCTAGGTATGCTAACTAGTCATATATGCtttgctaagaaaaaaaagtcgtgTGACGTTATTAAATGACCTTAAGTATATAAGGGGTCATTAAGCATTCAGCGAGCCCCCGTAGGCGAGACAGTGACGCGCGACTCCATTGAATTTTGTGTTGAGAATATAAAAATTATATCTTCTCTCACTCGTTTTACCACAGAtcaaaatttaaaggaaaaagtatCGGGATTGACGATGGGTTTTAAATCCTGCACGGTGTACTTTTTTCATCCtttgcattccttttttttcccatcATTTAAATCATACAACCATGCGAAACAATTATTTCAAGAATCTTACAAACCCATCCTTTTTGCTCGCAACCTGACCGCAAAAAAATGTATTCAAATCGGGTACATTTACATCACGACTAAAACGTGCCAGATTGATCGTGGTCGACTATATCGGCCGATTATCATTGCGCAAACATCGCCACATTGTTACTCTTTGAAGGTGTTTTAAGAAACAGTTAACTCTCTACACTAGTGCAAATATTACTCAGATACCCATGAAGAATATTAGGTAAAAACGCCAGTAAGTCACGCGAACTTAATTGACAGAATCTCAACGGAATAATTACTTATAAACGAATGCGATTAAAAAGAACATAGGCTTAAAATGTTAGGCTATGTTATCTTTGGCCTGTAAAAGGTATTCATTATCTTCTAGCTGTTAATTGCGTTTTCGTTTGCCAGTAAATAACCTTTGCATTGTAGTCAAcggagaaaaataaaatataacataataaaaaataaaataataacataaGGAATTCAAAATTCTTATTACACCCAGCAAATATGGACACTTTTGGGACTGTTACAACAAAAATGAACGCATATCACTGTCTATATTGTAACGATGTTGCCCGGGCTTCTTACTG
The sequence above is a segment of the Porites lutea chromosome 3, jaPorLute2.1, whole genome shotgun sequence genome. Coding sequences within it:
- the LOC140930196 gene encoding uncharacterized protein, whose protein sequence is MACPKSVGAQPRSRGQSIDAAFLFSRKLSLNSEMQSLTRPGVSGEELSKLLKRLRQKSCAADSNRKSSPNTDDKRAVFSREIRDRRSSLSPRYNGYQLDSRKVGQWDVKASVPKRWLKEYERKQADRRKERQKKLKPLDRFRRAVKLIQTCKKAFRCIVHYAMEKGQHEQVQSDVTVSLKTATAKGAVENLMFDPEHYKCHHEFVMPLWAKEIASKEPSSRTPQETHSIMQLMKQLKGFRRYSSKIQEAVCKALKYDCFGRRRVVIRKGHVAQRFYFIFSGSVCVTADDDQHSAFAKPTDNAVLKRGDYFGELAFIRGIQRSATVVCLERTELLSVEKQDFFSAKIDQCFNADMQRRVEYLKEHQVFSTWPDDVVKKVAEESRLQDYNSDEVIVRDSSDLHWIIFITKGQCDVLRLLDLGNCKDYIEHAAKYRMDKIKDDTPATYRPKADDISLSSIVLQRFTPGSTSLEYDLATASTKKKSASSVDAQAESRQVSSAEKSAEKASVKGILHSEKSKGKLRKGHVSFRVEGQQDFNNKKEQSASSEPLRVPDFTDKEKEMGVDKGLVDERVDGNVGVGVYMMVDRLRPGQVFGSWCLLDQDDACTFPIPPLQNVRGNHYQLKNDSSNKLLNKKKKPRERRFILVSGGCEVIKVTKDFFHKYSDEATIEKLRELTTTYPRDSTLCRSYLQQSDWRTYREEIVDNVVVRHMARLETAKGSARSHNVRSSPVPSPLCSMKMWPSVKSKWEYFPDTGWVMGHVTRPVVEAGTSRASSATKRDHSDGSSAKQSIPTPRRCSAPPFRKSRGSSGTNRRFSGTTRASSGTSLRSSLNPRVSSGPPRLSSAGVHRGSPVSFSSSTTMSAEKLLPLVTNDLVLAQGSQRTLVLTQGGSRCNDYQLQIERNIIDKYDLKKAFTQSGKVT